Proteins found in one Chloroflexota bacterium genomic segment:
- a CDS encoding helix-turn-helix domain-containing protein, producing the protein MKGGKRLTLGQASLFLGVSQTTLRHWTDEGMVKAFVTPGGHRRYEEADLEAFLRSHHKAQGVKGLVARIEERALQQGMARQYFLARPWYGALGEEQRLQFRERGRRLVELLVLHITHPSRREALLEEARALGEEYGRHLGGLGLPLPEALEVFTLYRSGIVDSALEVLRDRQPVNRRALEAFPRVIGLMDRVLLSLVEAYQKEVP; encoded by the coding sequence ATGAAGGGGGGAAAGAGGCTGACCCTGGGCCAGGCGAGTCTGTTCCTGGGGGTAAGCCAGACCACCCTCCGTCATTGGACCGATGAGGGCATGGTAAAGGCCTTTGTCACCCCGGGTGGCCACCGCCGGTATGAGGAGGCGGACCTGGAAGCCTTTCTGCGGAGCCATCACAAGGCCCAGGGAGTGAAAGGCCTGGTGGCCCGGATAGAAGAACGCGCCCTCCAGCAGGGGATGGCCCGCCAATACTTCTTGGCCAGGCCCTGGTATGGGGCCCTGGGAGAAGAGCAACGCCTCCAGTTCAGGGAGAGGGGGAGAAGGCTGGTTGAGCTCCTTGTCCTCCATATTACCCACCCCTCCCGCCGGGAGGCCTTGCTGGAAGAGGCCCGGGCCCTGGGGGAGGAATACGGCCGGCACCTTGGGGGGCTGGGCCTGCCCCTCCCGGAGGCCCTGGAGGTCTTCACCCTTTACCGCAGCGGCATTGTGGATAGCGCCCTGGAGGTGCTTCGGGACCGCCAGCCGGTCAACAGGAGGGCCCTTGAGGCCTTTCCTCGGGTAATCGGGCTGATGGACCGGGTCCTTCTTTCCCTGGTCGAGGCCTATCAAAAGGAGGTCCCCTGA
- the purF gene encoding amidophosphoribosyltransferase, which translates to MHEACGVFGIFAPGEDVARLTYFALFALQHRGQESAGVATTDGQEIRVATGMGLVSQVFREESLAPLKGHMAIGHTRYSTMGSCRPDNAQPLLVEGPLGPLALGHNGNLVNAEYLRRELEAAGRTFRTSTDSEVIAHLVQSAPDGNWPEKVRYAMRRLEGAYSLVLLTRDCLMAARDPMGVRPLCLGRVNGGWAVASESCALDHIGGRFVREVEPGEIVLIRGGELESYREPSPRRALCIFEFIYFARPDSLIQGRLLHLARQRMGVGLAREHPVEADLVMGVPDSSIAAAIGYARESGIPFTEGLLKNRYVGRTFIEPDQRLRELGVKLKFNPLPEVLEGKRLVVVDDSIVRGTTTPRVVALLRRAGVKEVHLRICAPPIRYPCFFGVDMARRFELIAAQKTIPQICQQLGADSLGYLSIEGLLRAVDLPREMFCLACFTGEYPIPVQMEMDKLALETLETGRR; encoded by the coding sequence CTGCATGAAGCCTGCGGTGTCTTCGGCATCTTTGCCCCCGGGGAAGATGTAGCGCGGCTTACATATTTTGCCCTCTTTGCCCTCCAGCACCGGGGCCAGGAATCGGCGGGGGTCGCCACCACCGACGGACAGGAGATAAGGGTGGCCACCGGGATGGGGCTGGTCTCCCAGGTCTTTAGGGAGGAGTCCCTGGCCCCCCTCAAGGGCCATATGGCTATAGGCCACACCCGTTATTCCACCATGGGCTCCTGCCGCCCCGATAATGCCCAGCCCCTCCTGGTAGAGGGGCCTCTGGGCCCCCTGGCCCTGGGGCACAACGGCAATCTGGTCAATGCGGAATACCTGCGCCGGGAGCTGGAGGCGGCGGGCCGCACCTTTCGCACCTCCACCGATTCCGAGGTCATCGCCCATCTTGTCCAGTCGGCCCCGGACGGGAACTGGCCCGAGAAGGTCCGCTATGCCATGCGGCGGCTGGAGGGGGCCTATTCCCTGGTCCTCCTCACCCGGGACTGTCTGATGGCGGCAAGGGACCCGATGGGGGTGAGGCCCCTCTGCCTGGGGAGGGTGAACGGGGGCTGGGCGGTGGCCTCCGAGTCCTGCGCCCTGGACCATATCGGGGGCCGTTTCGTCCGGGAGGTGGAGCCGGGAGAAATCGTACTCATCCGTGGGGGGGAATTGGAGAGCTATAGGGAGCCCTCCCCTCGCCGTGCCCTGTGCATCTTTGAATTTATCTACTTCGCCCGCCCCGACAGCCTCATCCAGGGGCGGCTTTTGCATCTGGCCCGCCAGCGGATGGGGGTGGGGCTGGCCCGGGAGCACCCCGTGGAGGCGGACCTGGTGATGGGGGTGCCTGACTCATCGATTGCCGCAGCCATCGGCTATGCCCGGGAGTCGGGGATACCCTTCACCGAAGGCCTCCTCAAAAACCGCTATGTAGGCCGCACTTTCATTGAGCCCGACCAGCGGCTGAGGGAGTTGGGGGTGAAGCTGAAGTTCAACCCCCTCCCCGAGGTCCTGGAGGGAAAGCGGCTGGTGGTGGTGGACGACAGCATTGTCCGGGGGACCACCACCCCCCGGGTGGTGGCTTTGCTCCGGCGGGCGGGGGTAAAGGAGGTGCATCTGCGCATCTGCGCTCCACCCATCCGCTACCCCTGTTTCTTCGGCGTGGACATGGCCCGCCGCTTTGAGCTCATCGCCGCCCAGAAGACCATCCCCCAGATATGCCAGCAGTTAGGGGCGGACTCCCTGGGATACCTCTCCATTGAGGGACTCCTCCGGGCGGTGGACCTGCCCCGGGAGATGTTCTGCCTGGCCTGTTTCACCGGGGAATATCCTATCCCGGTCCAGATGGAGATGGACAAGCTGGCCCTGGAGACTCTGGAGACAGGAAGGCGTTGA
- a CDS encoding MoaD family protein, which yields MIEVHLATPLRPLMRGARVVNAEGKDLRELVSNLEADYPGFKERVLEPDGSMRPFVNIFVNDEDAGFLKGLETQLKDGDVVSILPAVSGGSGS from the coding sequence ATGATAGAAGTTCATCTGGCTACCCCCCTGAGACCGTTGATGCGAGGGGCCAGGGTTGTGAATGCGGAAGGAAAGGACCTGCGGGAACTCGTGAGCAATCTGGAAGCCGACTACCCCGGGTTCAAGGAGAGGGTCCTGGAGCCTGATGGCAGCATGAGGCCCTTCGTCAATATCTTCGTCAATGACGAGGACGCGGGCTTCTTGAAGGGCCTGGAGACCCAGCTAAAGGACGGGGATGTAGTCTCCATCTTGCCCGCCGTATCGGGTGGTAGCGGAAGCTAA
- a CDS encoding HesA/MoeB/ThiF family protein, translating into MVQLTPEELQRYDRQMRIPGWGEEGQKKVKSATIVVAGVGGLGCPLSIYLAAAGVGRLILIDKDKVELSNLNRQVLHWDKDIGRHKVDSAVEKLRQLNPTIQIKGLTVEITEANVKELISGSDVVMDGMDNFKTRFALNRACFELNIPFVHAAIYGLEARLMTVMPGKTACLQCLLPSLPPEVKPFPVLGATPASVASLQTMEALKLITGIGEPTNGNLVLTDGQFMRFRRLKVRRNPDCPVCGNPERS; encoded by the coding sequence ATGGTCCAACTGACACCCGAAGAGCTTCAACGCTATGATAGGCAGATGAGGATTCCGGGTTGGGGGGAAGAGGGGCAGAAGAAGGTGAAATCGGCTACGATAGTGGTAGCCGGTGTGGGAGGATTGGGGTGCCCCCTATCTATTTACCTGGCGGCAGCCGGGGTAGGTAGGCTTATCCTCATTGACAAGGACAAGGTGGAACTGAGCAATCTCAACAGGCAGGTCCTCCACTGGGATAAGGACATTGGCAGACATAAGGTTGATTCAGCAGTGGAAAAACTGCGTCAGCTAAACCCGACAATCCAAATCAAGGGTCTGACAGTGGAGATAACGGAGGCTAACGTTAAGGAGCTGATAAGCGGCTCGGATGTGGTCATGGACGGTATGGACAATTTCAAGACGAGATTTGCCCTGAACCGGGCCTGCTTTGAGCTGAATATTCCCTTTGTCCACGCCGCTATCTACGGGCTGGAGGCGAGGTTGATGACCGTAATGCCCGGCAAGACAGCCTGTCTGCAGTGCCTCCTGCCCTCGCTCCCTCCTGAGGTCAAGCCCTTCCCTGTCCTGGGCGCTACACCCGCCAGCGTGGCCAGCCTGCAGACGATGGAGGCATTGAAGCTGATTACAGGCATAGGCGAACCAACCAATGGCAATCTAGTGCTCACTGATGGCCAATTTATGAGATTTCGGCGCTTGAAAGTGCGCAGAAACCCAGACTGTCCCGTCTGCGGGAATCCAGAAAGGAGCTGA
- a CDS encoding cysteine synthase family protein translates to MPYRDIVDAIGHTPLVELTRFPLKKGVRLFAKLEGNNPTGSVKDRIARYMLEEAEQQGKLAPGGAILEATSGNTGISLAFLARRKGYKLTVVLPENVSQERIELLRLYGTEIVFSPADKGTNGAVAIAEEMARDPRYFMPYQFGNPANPRAHYETTAEEILEELPQVDVFVAGLGTGGTLMGVGRRLKEHDPRARVIAVAPNPGDTIEGLRSLEEGFIPPILDISLLDRRTIVDSRESIRATRELTEREGIFAGISSGAVISCALKVAQQLEKGNIVALLADGGWKYLSTQLWTRPLEEIEPRVQTQPWW, encoded by the coding sequence ATGCCCTACCGCGACATCGTGGACGCAATCGGCCACACCCCCCTAGTGGAGCTCACCCGCTTCCCCTTGAAGAAGGGGGTGAGGCTCTTTGCCAAGCTGGAGGGGAATAATCCCACCGGAAGCGTCAAGGACCGGATTGCCAGATATATGCTTGAGGAGGCAGAACAGCAGGGGAAGCTCGCCCCCGGGGGAGCTATCCTGGAGGCCACCAGCGGCAATACCGGCATCTCCCTGGCCTTCCTGGCCCGGCGCAAAGGCTATAAGCTCACGGTGGTGCTGCCGGAGAACGTGAGCCAGGAGAGGATAGAGCTACTCCGGCTCTACGGGACGGAGATCGTCTTCTCCCCGGCCGACAAGGGGACCAACGGGGCCGTAGCGATAGCCGAAGAGATGGCACGGGACCCCAGGTATTTCATGCCCTACCAGTTCGGCAACCCCGCCAACCCCCGGGCGCACTACGAGACCACCGCTGAAGAGATACTGGAAGAGCTGCCCCAGGTGGATGTCTTTGTGGCCGGGCTGGGCACCGGCGGCACCCTCATGGGGGTGGGGAGGAGGCTCAAGGAGCATGACCCCAGGGCCAGGGTGATAGCCGTGGCCCCCAACCCCGGGGACACCATCGAGGGCCTGAGGAGCCTGGAGGAGGGCTTCATCCCACCCATCCTGGACATAAGCCTCCTGGACAGGAGGACAATAGTGGACTCCCGGGAGTCCATCCGGGCCACCCGGGAGCTGACAGAGAGGGAAGGCATCTTCGCCGGCATCTCCTCCGGAGCCGTCATCTCCTGCGCCCTCAAGGTGGCCCAGCAACTAGAGAAGGGCAACATCGTGGCCCTCCTGGCCGACGGGGGCTGGAAATACCTCTCCACCCAGCTCTGGACCCGCCCCCTGGAGGAGATAGAGCCCCGGGTCCAGACCCAGCCCTGGTGGTAA
- a CDS encoding M67 family metallopeptidase, producing MIDHARREAPDECCGLLAGKDHKVLRVYTARNALKSPIRYSLDPKELYQLLQEIEKQGWELLGIYHSHTHTQAHPSATDVELGFWPDALYFIISLQDPKAPQVRAFFIRQGRVTEEELTIR from the coding sequence ATGATAGACCATGCTCGCCGGGAGGCCCCGGACGAATGCTGCGGCCTCCTGGCGGGGAAGGACCACAAGGTCCTGAGGGTCTATACCGCCCGCAACGCACTGAAGAGCCCCATACGCTACAGCCTGGACCCCAAAGAGCTCTATCAGCTACTCCAGGAGATAGAAAAGCAAGGGTGGGAGCTTCTGGGCATCTACCATTCCCATACCCATACCCAGGCCCACCCCTCGGCCACCGATGTCGAGCTGGGCTTCTGGCCCGACGCCCTGTACTTCATCATCTCCCTCCAGGACCCCAAGGCCCCCCAGGTCCGGGCCTTCTTTATCCGGCAGGGCCGGGTCACGGAGGAAGAGCTGACCATCCGCTAA
- a CDS encoding sulfurtransferase TusA family protein: MKTLDLRGCICPMNWVKTKLALEELEPGDVIEVWLDDGEPIRNVPRSAAGEGHRIVRVVPQDSFFRVLIKRGGDS; this comes from the coding sequence TTGAAGACGCTGGACCTGAGGGGTTGCATCTGCCCCATGAACTGGGTCAAGACCAAACTGGCCCTAGAGGAGCTGGAGCCGGGGGATGTGATTGAGGTCTGGCTGGATGATGGGGAGCCCATCCGCAATGTACCCCGCTCCGCCGCCGGCGAAGGCCACCGGATTGTCCGGGTGGTCCCCCAGGACAGCTTTTTCCGCGTCTTGATCAAGCGGGGAGGCGATTCCTGA
- a CDS encoding sulfite reductase: protein MKALDVRGLKATGIIRQTEREYFVVRLRVPGGNLEADKLIRAAELAKKYGRGYCHFTFQQSVEVPYVKGEDLDRIKEEIEASGLRLANCGPRVRAVTACQGCRVNPYGRVDAPALAAQADEKYFGIHCPAKFKVSYSGCNIGCANPQENDLGFHGMVEPKLIPELCNGCTLCVQLCRSRAGEALVMNEETNLPRWIEERCTHCGECVYCCPTLAWVVGRVGHAVYVGGKHGRFPRWSNRVADFVSDDDTFKVIERCVAWYQRNAKKGERFGTAIDRLGLERLKKEALPEFTTVQDWDRAGSRPKGIEYRVLHTWDPEAEA, encoded by the coding sequence TTGAAGGCGCTGGATGTCCGTGGCCTGAAGGCCACAGGGATTATCCGCCAGACCGAGCGGGAATACTTCGTGGTCCGGCTCAGGGTTCCGGGGGGAAACCTGGAGGCAGACAAGCTAATCCGGGCGGCGGAGCTGGCCAAGAAATACGGCCGGGGCTACTGCCATTTCACCTTCCAGCAGTCCGTGGAGGTCCCCTATGTGAAGGGGGAGGACCTGGACCGGATAAAGGAGGAGATAGAGGCCTCGGGCCTGAGGCTGGCCAACTGCGGCCCCCGGGTGAGGGCCGTAACCGCCTGCCAGGGCTGCCGGGTTAATCCCTACGGCAGGGTGGATGCCCCTGCCCTGGCGGCCCAGGCTGACGAGAAATACTTTGGCATCCATTGCCCCGCCAAGTTCAAGGTCTCCTATTCTGGCTGCAACATCGGCTGTGCCAACCCCCAGGAGAACGACCTGGGCTTCCACGGCATGGTGGAGCCCAAGCTCATCCCGGAGCTGTGCAATGGTTGCACCCTCTGCGTCCAGCTCTGCCGCTCCCGGGCGGGGGAAGCCCTGGTTATGAATGAGGAGACCAACTTGCCCAGGTGGATTGAGGAGCGCTGTACCCACTGCGGGGAGTGCGTCTACTGCTGTCCCACCCTGGCCTGGGTGGTGGGGAGGGTGGGCCATGCCGTCTATGTGGGGGGCAAGCACGGCCGCTTCCCCCGCTGGTCCAACCGGGTGGCCGACTTCGTCAGTGATGATGACACCTTCAAGGTCATAGAGCGCTGTGTGGCCTGGTACCAGCGGAACGCCAAGAAGGGGGAGCGCTTCGGCACCGCCATAGACCGGCTGGGCCTGGAGAGGCTCAAGAAGGAAGCCCTCCCCGAGTTCACTACCGTCCAAGACTGGGACCGCGCCGGCTCCCGGCCAAAAGGGATAGAGTACCGGGTGCTCCACACCTGGGACCCGGAGGCGGAAGCTTGA
- a CDS encoding hemerythrin domain-containing protein: MARLDAIAELKADHTKVRDILLDIIVAASRRDAAKALELLLRLDKLGGPHFQWEEESFYPTLERFYGPEYKEYLFGVHDRIVRAARQLAQILGKGEITEAEAKKVVALVRSEILPHPIECEGLTLFSERLTSTEVEAMGKHFEAVRKVGLPLLEWAQNVRTRKA, from the coding sequence ATGGCAAGACTGGATGCAATCGCGGAGCTAAAGGCTGACCACACCAAGGTGAGAGACATCCTCCTGGACATCATTGTGGCCGCAAGCCGTCGTGACGCCGCCAAAGCCCTGGAGTTGCTGCTACGCCTTGACAAGCTTGGCGGACCCCACTTCCAGTGGGAGGAGGAGAGTTTCTACCCCACCCTGGAGAGGTTCTACGGGCCGGAATACAAGGAATATCTCTTCGGCGTTCACGACCGAATCGTCCGGGCCGCCAGGCAGCTGGCGCAAATCCTGGGCAAGGGTGAGATAACAGAAGCTGAGGCCAAAAAGGTCGTGGCTCTGGTCCGGAGCGAGATTCTGCCTCACCCCATTGAATGCGAGGGGCTAACCCTGTTCTCGGAAAGGCTTACCAGCACGGAAGTTGAGGCGATGGGCAAGCACTTTGAGGCCGTCCGAAAGGTGGGGCTGCCTTTGCTGGAATGGGCACAGAATGTCAGGACCAGGAAGGCATAG
- a CDS encoding cysteine synthase family protein, which translates to MRAQTGLLDLIGSTPLLRLSRLAPPAIVLAKLESRNPSGSIKDRVAKFILEEAFARGRLRPGDTAVEATAGNLGLSLALVGGAKGLRIIIVMPEGANPSLRRLLLYLGAEVVLTPAAEGMAGAGRVAGELLGDNPSYLGIKAFENPLNPQAHHSTARELLRATRGRIDAFVAGIGTGGTITGVGQVLKKELKGVRIIGVEPARSPLLSQGKAGPHGIPGLGASFVPPILDRNILDEVIAVGDQEAQEMASSLARKEGLLVGPSSGANVFAALQVAKRLGPGKWVATILPDSGEKYVSLGETAERRRK; encoded by the coding sequence ATGAGAGCACAGACTGGCCTCCTGGACCTCATCGGCTCGACCCCCCTCCTCCGCCTCTCCCGTCTGGCCCCCCCCGCCATTGTCCTGGCCAAGCTGGAGTCCCGGAACCCCAGCGGCAGCATCAAGGACCGGGTCGCCAAGTTCATCCTGGAGGAGGCCTTTGCCCGGGGCCGGCTACGGCCCGGCGATACCGCTGTGGAGGCCACAGCGGGGAACCTGGGACTCTCCCTGGCCCTGGTGGGGGGGGCCAAGGGCCTGCGCATCATCATCGTCATGCCCGAGGGGGCCAACCCCTCCCTTCGCCGCCTCCTCCTCTATCTGGGGGCCGAGGTGGTCCTCACCCCCGCTGCCGAGGGGATGGCAGGTGCGGGGCGGGTGGCCGGGGAGCTCCTGGGTGACAATCCCAGCTACCTCGGGATAAAGGCCTTTGAAAACCCCCTCAACCCCCAGGCCCACCACTCCACCGCCCGGGAGTTGCTGCGAGCCACCCGGGGAAGAATAGACGCCTTTGTGGCTGGCATCGGCACGGGCGGCACCATCACCGGGGTGGGCCAGGTGCTGAAGAAGGAGCTGAAGGGGGTGCGGATAATCGGGGTGGAGCCCGCCCGCTCTCCCCTCCTCTCTCAGGGGAAGGCCGGCCCCCACGGCATCCCCGGCCTGGGGGCCAGCTTTGTCCCCCCTATCCTGGACCGGAATATCCTGGACGAGGTCATCGCCGTGGGCGACCAGGAGGCCCAGGAGATGGCCTCCTCCCTGGCCAGAAAGGAGGGCCTGCTCGTGGGCCCCTCCTCCGGGGCCAATGTCTTCGCCGCCCTCCAGGTGGCCAAGAGGCTGGGCCCGGGGAAATGGGTGGCCACCATCCTCCCCGACAGCGGAGAGAAATATGTCTCCCTGGGGGAGACGGCCGAGCGGAGAAGGAAATAG
- a CDS encoding Rrf2 family transcriptional regulator, protein MKVSMRVDYGIRVLVDLAQAEGVAQTSDIAQRQGIPEPYLDQILTVLRKAGFIASKRGPQGGHVLARDPSQVSVAEVMAALGNPPSLRCLEQPSDCVQATLCVQRDVWRQIDEATQKLLAAISIGEMAHQQERRHEGGMYYI, encoded by the coding sequence ATGAAGGTAAGCATGCGGGTGGACTACGGGATAAGGGTGCTGGTGGACCTGGCCCAGGCGGAAGGGGTGGCCCAGACCAGTGATATTGCCCAGCGCCAGGGCATACCCGAGCCCTACCTGGACCAGATATTGACCGTCCTCCGAAAGGCGGGGTTTATCGCCTCCAAGAGGGGGCCGCAGGGGGGCCATGTCCTGGCCCGGGACCCCTCCCAGGTCTCCGTGGCCGAGGTCATGGCGGCCCTGGGCAACCCCCCGTCCCTCCGCTGCCTGGAGCAGCCCTCCGACTGCGTCCAGGCAACCCTCTGTGTCCAGAGGGACGTGTGGCGTCAAATAGATGAGGCCACCCAGAAGCTCCTGGCCGCAATCTCCATCGGGGAGATGGCCCACCAGCAGGAGCGCCGCCATGAGGGCGGAATGTACTATATCTAG
- the purM gene encoding phosphoribosylformylglycinamidine cyclo-ligase has product MSESYASAGVDIPAAGRLKKFMARLAPTTFGPQVLAGPGPFAGLFALRGFREPVLVASCDGVGTKVKVASLLDRYDTLGYDLVHHSVNDILTLGAEPLFLLDYIAMGKLEPARIERLFQGLVAACKGVGVALLGGETAEMPGVYQEGEMDLVGFILGVVERDRVISGRDIRAGDWLLGLASSGLHTNGYSLARKVFRLEEEPAVLRKAFPPLERTLGEALLEPHRCYYDSLKSLLPRVKALAHITGGGFEGNIPRVLPRGLGARIIGGSWEVPAIFGLIQRQGAVPEAEMYRVFNMGVGMVVVASPEEGPSLLQSIPGARHIGEIIAGKGVEIV; this is encoded by the coding sequence TTGAGCGAGAGTTACGCCTCGGCCGGGGTGGACATCCCGGCGGCCGGCAGGCTCAAGAAGTTCATGGCCCGGCTGGCCCCCACTACCTTTGGCCCCCAGGTGCTTGCTGGGCCAGGCCCTTTCGCCGGACTCTTTGCCCTCCGCGGCTTCAGGGAACCGGTCCTGGTGGCCAGCTGTGACGGGGTGGGGACCAAGGTGAAGGTAGCTTCCCTTCTGGACCGCTACGATACCCTGGGCTACGACCTGGTCCACCACTCGGTGAACGATATCCTCACCCTGGGGGCGGAGCCCCTCTTTCTCCTGGACTACATCGCCATGGGGAAGCTGGAGCCGGCCAGGATTGAGAGGCTCTTCCAGGGCCTAGTGGCGGCCTGCAAAGGGGTGGGGGTGGCCCTCCTGGGCGGGGAGACCGCGGAGATGCCGGGGGTCTATCAGGAGGGGGAGATGGACCTGGTGGGCTTTATCCTGGGGGTGGTGGAAAGGGACAGGGTTATCTCCGGCCGGGATATCCGGGCCGGAGACTGGCTCCTGGGCCTGGCCTCCTCGGGCCTCCATACCAACGGCTACTCTCTGGCCCGGAAGGTCTTCCGGCTGGAGGAGGAGCCAGCGGTGCTGAGAAAGGCCTTTCCCCCGCTGGAGCGGACCCTGGGGGAGGCCCTCCTGGAGCCCCACCGCTGCTATTATGACAGCCTGAAATCTTTGCTCCCCCGCGTGAAGGCCCTGGCCCACATTACGGGGGGTGGTTTTGAGGGAAACATCCCCCGGGTATTGCCTCGGGGGCTGGGGGCCAGGATAATAGGGGGGAGCTGGGAGGTGCCGGCCATCTTCGGCCTTATCCAGAGACAGGGCGCGGTGCCGGAGGCGGAGATGTACCGGGTCTTCAATATGGGGGTGGGGATGGTGGTGGTGGCCTCCCCGGAGGAAGGTCCCTCTCTCCTCCAGTCCATCCCCGGGGCCAGGCACATTGGGGAGATTATTGCCGGGAAGGGAGTTGAGATAGTTTGA
- a CDS encoding DsrE family protein, which translates to MTKPGDKLAFIINSASYERVAFALGVAAAAAAMGKDVRVLFGHGAVIRLKRGLTDELGDETGGWIRERVKAGIEKGSVSPVSELLDDLKKLGGRVYACPAAMDLHNIVFGELVEEVDEVRSVVRFVSEDMADSSVIYV; encoded by the coding sequence ATGACGAAACCCGGGGATAAACTGGCCTTCATAATCAACAGCGCCTCATATGAACGCGTTGCCTTCGCCCTGGGCGTGGCAGCCGCAGCAGCCGCCATGGGTAAGGACGTCCGCGTCCTTTTCGGCCACGGGGCGGTTATCCGGCTGAAGAGAGGCCTTACCGACGAATTGGGCGATGAAACCGGAGGCTGGATAAGAGAGCGGGTCAAGGCGGGGATTGAGAAGGGCAGCGTTTCCCCGGTCTCGGAACTGCTGGATGACCTCAAGAAGCTGGGAGGCAGGGTCTATGCCTGCCCCGCAGCTATGGACCTGCACAACATCGTTTTTGGTGAGTTGGTGGAGGAAGTGGACGAGGTCCGCAGTGTGGTCAGGTTTGTCTCAGAAGACATGGCTGACAGCTCTGTCATCTATGTGTAA
- a CDS encoding phosphoadenylyl-sulfate reductase, whose amino-acid sequence MQNLSSEELWYLVENLNFAQKVDRSLGLIREAYQEFGDRLVVANSLGKDSIAVWHLAKRVSPDIRGFIITTRFKPPETVRFMEEEVARFPELRVFRNDEPLPDELYRFDPDRCCDILKVTPTRWALEEMNVACWVTGLRCTEGRTRTDYREIEERDKGLIKLNPILLWHEREVWQYLALNQVPVNPLYALGYRSLGCVVCTRITAGASERAGRWAGTSKCGGECGIHTRPLKVSSSAQSSAKGK is encoded by the coding sequence ATGCAGAACCTGAGCTCGGAAGAGCTATGGTACCTCGTGGAAAATCTCAACTTCGCCCAGAAGGTGGACCGCTCCCTGGGACTTATCAGAGAGGCCTACCAGGAGTTTGGCGACCGCCTGGTGGTAGCCAATAGCCTGGGCAAGGACTCCATTGCCGTGTGGCACCTGGCCAAGCGTGTTTCGCCGGACATCCGCGGGTTCATTATTACCACCCGTTTCAAGCCACCAGAGACCGTCAGGTTCATGGAGGAGGAAGTGGCCCGGTTCCCCGAACTCCGGGTCTTCCGCAACGACGAGCCCCTCCCTGATGAGCTCTATCGCTTTGACCCGGACCGTTGCTGTGACATCCTCAAGGTAACGCCGACGCGGTGGGCCCTGGAAGAGATGAATGTGGCCTGCTGGGTAACCGGGCTGCGCTGCACGGAAGGACGCACCCGCACCGACTACCGGGAAATTGAGGAGCGGGACAAGGGCCTTATCAAGCTCAATCCCATCCTCCTGTGGCACGAGCGAGAGGTATGGCAGTATCTCGCCCTCAACCAGGTCCCCGTTAACCCGCTATATGCCCTTGGCTACCGTTCCCTGGGCTGCGTGGTGTGCACCCGGATTACCGCCGGTGCCAGCGAGCGGGCCGGCCGCTGGGCGGGCACCAGCAAGTGCGGCGGCGAGTGCGGCATCCATACCCGACCCCTGAAGGTCTCCTCCTCTGCCCAGTCGTCAGCAAAGGGCAAATGA
- a CDS encoding sulfite exporter TauE/SafE family protein, translating into MTGLLVFLGVAGIGAVAQLVDGSLGMGFGVFSASLMVATGFAPAVAVATVNAAKIITGLASGLSHWGLGNVRRDWLLPLALSGVLGGFLGGYLLTSISSQTAKPVVSVLLLVMGLLIVWRALRWQVPCAEAQGEKCKQCPRGKWQLLAENARNNSKAKLGALGFLAALVNGFSGAYGPIATSGVLLLEKGQPRHAIGTVNLAEFFVAVTVAVTILLRIGLDQFPIGLVLALAAGGIMVAPLAAYICRGISPKALAFLVGSLLIALNVRVVGWLLA; encoded by the coding sequence ATGACAGGACTGCTTGTCTTTCTTGGAGTGGCTGGTATCGGGGCGGTGGCCCAGCTGGTGGATGGTAGCCTGGGCATGGGGTTTGGGGTCTTCTCCGCTTCCCTGATGGTGGCCACAGGCTTTGCTCCTGCCGTGGCAGTGGCAACAGTCAACGCTGCAAAGATTATTACCGGGCTGGCCTCGGGACTGTCCCACTGGGGCCTGGGCAACGTGCGCCGGGACTGGCTTCTGCCCCTGGCATTGAGCGGGGTGTTAGGCGGTTTTCTGGGGGGCTATCTGCTGACCTCCATATCGTCGCAAACAGCCAAGCCCGTGGTGAGCGTCCTGTTGCTGGTCATGGGGCTCCTCATTGTCTGGCGCGCCCTGCGCTGGCAGGTTCCCTGCGCTGAGGCGCAAGGTGAAAAATGCAAACAGTGCCCCAGAGGGAAATGGCAGTTGCTTGCGGAAAACGCCAGGAATAATTCCAAGGCCAAGCTGGGCGCCTTAGGGTTCCTGGCTGCCCTGGTCAACGGCTTCAGTGGCGCCTATGGCCCCATAGCCACATCAGGCGTCCTGCTCCTGGAGAAAGGGCAGCCCCGCCATGCCATAGGCACAGTGAACCTCGCCGAGTTCTTCGTGGCTGTTACGGTGGCGGTCACCATCCTTCTAAGGATAGGGCTGGACCAGTTCCCCATCGGCCTGGTGCTGGCCCTGGCTGCCGGGGGCATCATGGTGGCACCCCTGGCCGCCTATATCTGCCGCGGCATTTCACCCAAAGCTCTCGCCTTTCTGGTGGGCTCGCTCCTCATAGCCTTGAATGTGAGAGTAGTGGGCTGGCTCTTGGCCTGA